One Microbacterium sp. SSM24 genomic window, GGGGAGGCAGGAACGCCAGGATCGCAAGCCCGGCGGACGCGACTCCGAGAGGAAAGCGCACGCCCTCCGACAGCACGAACGACCGGATCGGGAAGCTTCCTTCCTCGCGCAGGAGGCATACGGTCTCGTCCCCCCGCCGCACCGACAGGAACGCACTCTCCTCGGTGCGGACCGCGAGCGATCGGACGATGTCGCGGGCGATGCCGGTGATGTCGTACCGGGATGCCGCCACCGACCCCATGAGGAAGAGCTCAGGTCCGGGCATCCACAGACCCGAGCGATCGTCCTGATCGACGAGCCCCTCGTGCTGGAGCGCCGTCAGAAGCCGATGGGTCGTGGGCCGCGTGAGTTCGGCCCGTCGCGCGAGCTCGGCCACGGGCACCCCGTCGTCGCCCGCGGAGGTCACGAGGCGCAGCAGACGCGCAGCGCGCGCCACCGACTGCGCACCCGGCACGCTTCGCCGCTTCGATCCCTGGTTGTCCACGATGTGGACACTACGCGCGCCCTCCTCCACATGGCAAACACGGCGATGCGCCGGCGGGGGAACGGGCGCAGGATGGAGGCATCCGCGAGCGAAGGAGCAGCACGTGATCGACAAGACGTGGGGGTCGGCCGCCGAAGCCGTCGCCGACATCCCGGACGGAGCCTCT contains:
- a CDS encoding IclR family transcriptional regulator — protein: MDNQGSKRRSVPGAQSVARAARLLRLVTSAGDDGVPVAELARRAELTRPTTHRLLTALQHEGLVDQDDRSGLWMPGPELFLMGSVAASRYDITGIARDIVRSLAVRTEESAFLSVRRGDETVCLLREEGSFPIRSFVLSEGVRFPLGVASAGLAILAFLPPHDVDAYFERHPGLADEWGAPHSETRLRGRLRDTQERGYAVNSGLIVEGSYGVGAAVFSREGHPQWALSLTGVEFRFGPDRLPELGRTLLAHAHQLTTRIAAAR